In Hydractinia symbiolongicarpus strain clone_291-10 chromosome 4, HSymV2.1, whole genome shotgun sequence, the following proteins share a genomic window:
- the LOC130640682 gene encoding uncharacterized protein LOC130640682 encodes MELFSRFIFTISFLRGVVAMYYDMNEDFSNLVIVAQKNHVLLTECMLFCTKLNAITLSKDEEDIRSDCICVKKKENDGFFSTALVDTEKYVMYTPFESNLSEGKPAEQSSTVYDFAASRAFDGNVHQYLSDNSCSHTNWQQPVWLRVDLQKSCIITRVKIYNLISHAYRLKNAKIEVAASSDMLKSKQICAKVPKITTLDQIQSFDCSPYTTGRYVQLIKKREEYLNVCEMQVFGYENMFYDLN; translated from the exons atggagctTTTTTCGAGATTTATTTTTACGATTTCATTTTTACGTGGAGTGGTTGCGATGTACTACGACATGAATGAAGATTTCAGCAATTTAGTGATTGTTGCGCAGAAAAATCATGTTTTGCTAACAGAATGCATGCTTTTCTGTACAAAGCTGAACGCAATAACGTTGTCTAAAGACGAAGAAGATATTCGGAGTGATTGTATTTGcgtcaaaaagaaagaaaacgatGGGTTTTTTTCGACTGCTTTAGTTGATAcagaaaaatatgttatgtaCACGCCATTCG AAAGTAACCTGTCTGAAGGAAAACCAGCCGAACAAAGTTCGACAGTTTACGATTTCGCTGCAAGCAGAGCCTTTGATGGAAACGTGCACCAATATTTGAGTGATAACAGTTGCTCGCATACAAATTGGCAGCAACCTGTATGGCTTCGTGTTGATCTGCAAAAATCCTGTATCATAACCAGAGTTAAGATATACAATTTAATAAGTCATGCATATCGACTGAAGAATGCAAAAATTGAAGTGGCGGCGTCTTCAGATATGTTAAAGAGCAAACAAATTTGCGCTAAGGTGCCAAAGATAACTACTTTGGATCAAATCCAAAGTTTTGATTGCTCACCATATACCACTGGAAGGTATGTgcagttaattaaaaaaagagagGAATACTTAAATGTTTGCGAGATGCAAGTTTTCGGCTATGAAAACATGTTTTATGACTTAAATTAA